Proteins co-encoded in one Kribbella solani genomic window:
- a CDS encoding glycosyl hydrolase 2 galactose-binding domain-containing protein: MAARAAERSVHAKTTLRATGSATPIPGFLIQSSKQVPDDAAVTKPGFPTAGWLPVAARTTVLAGLLAHGKYPDPYFSTNMKSIDKEQFTVPWWYRSNLDLTDTSKRTYLDFSGILSRADVWVNGVLVADKNQIAGTYTRHDLDITDLVHKGSNAIAFKIYPNNPNRDLTIGWLDWVQTPPDRNMGMVRDILVRRSGPVALRGAHVVTKLTVPSLDRATLTAKVDVRNDSTTPVRTTVYGHVAGVAISKTVELAAKEKKTVSFDTVELRHPKVWWPAQLGGQPMYSLALTASVSGRSSDVARSSFGVREVTSTLTSAGGRLYSINGKPLLIRGAGYNAEIFLRWDQQYVQDKLNYVKDLGLNAIRLEGHLEPDEFFEMTDRMGLLVMPGWECCDKWEGQVHSGGESGERWVEADYPIAKASMTGEAERLRDHPSVFTFLIGSDWAPNERIEKNYLDALAAADWQTPVIASASGRKSPQLGSGGMKMNGPYDWIPPNYWYDKAHSDSGGAWGFNSETSGGPGIPTMDTLNRFLTPAELEILWKDPTAAQYHRSSSSTFNNFKLFGNALAGRYGAPKDLDDYVRKSHLAQYENVRAEFESHARNFTDATNPSTGLIYWQLNSGWTSLNWQLFDVYLDQNGAYYGAKKANEPLHIQYSYDDQSVAVINQTPTAKNGLKATVKVYNIDGTEKFSETAKVAVPGGGGKATALTIPAIEGLSTTYLAKLVLTDAAGRELSRNVYWLSTKPDTLDWSKTDWWYTPTTSYADLSGLSNLAPATVRADNPRTVRSGDSVTTTVTLKNTSTGKSPAFFVDTDIVNNAGHPILPVQWTNNAITLWPGESTTLKATYRASDAGPTNPSIRITAWNTPTQTIPTP; encoded by the coding sequence GTGGCAGCGCGTGCCGCCGAGCGCAGCGTGCACGCGAAGACAACTCTCCGCGCCACCGGCTCCGCGACCCCGATCCCCGGCTTCCTGATCCAGTCGTCCAAGCAGGTCCCCGACGACGCCGCGGTCACCAAACCCGGCTTCCCAACCGCCGGCTGGCTGCCGGTGGCCGCGCGGACAACCGTCCTGGCCGGCCTGCTGGCGCACGGGAAGTACCCAGATCCGTACTTCTCCACAAACATGAAGAGCATCGACAAAGAGCAGTTCACCGTCCCCTGGTGGTACCGCTCAAACCTCGACCTCACCGACACCTCGAAACGCACCTACCTCGACTTCAGCGGCATCCTCTCCCGCGCCGATGTCTGGGTGAACGGCGTACTGGTCGCGGACAAGAACCAGATCGCCGGCACGTACACGCGCCACGACCTCGACATCACCGACCTGGTACACAAGGGCAGCAACGCGATCGCCTTCAAGATCTACCCGAACAACCCGAACCGCGACCTGACCATCGGCTGGCTCGACTGGGTGCAAACTCCACCGGACCGGAACATGGGCATGGTCCGCGACATCCTCGTACGCCGCAGTGGGCCGGTCGCCCTGCGCGGCGCTCACGTGGTCACCAAGCTGACCGTCCCGTCTCTCGACCGCGCCACGCTCACCGCGAAGGTTGACGTACGCAACGACTCCACCACCCCGGTGCGCACCACGGTGTACGGTCACGTGGCCGGCGTGGCGATCAGCAAAACGGTCGAGCTGGCAGCCAAGGAGAAGAAGACCGTCAGCTTCGACACCGTCGAGCTGCGGCATCCGAAGGTCTGGTGGCCGGCGCAGCTGGGCGGGCAGCCGATGTACTCGCTCGCGCTGACCGCGTCTGTCTCCGGCCGATCGTCCGACGTCGCGCGTTCGAGTTTCGGCGTACGGGAGGTGACGTCCACGCTGACCAGCGCCGGCGGTCGCCTCTACAGCATCAACGGGAAACCGCTGCTGATCCGCGGCGCCGGGTACAACGCGGAGATCTTCCTGCGGTGGGATCAGCAGTACGTGCAGGACAAACTCAACTATGTAAAGGACCTCGGCCTGAACGCGATCCGGCTCGAGGGTCACCTGGAACCGGACGAGTTCTTCGAGATGACCGACCGGATGGGCCTGCTGGTCATGCCTGGCTGGGAATGCTGCGACAAGTGGGAAGGCCAGGTCCACAGCGGCGGCGAGAGTGGCGAGCGCTGGGTCGAAGCCGATTACCCGATCGCCAAGGCGTCGATGACCGGCGAGGCCGAGCGGCTGCGTGACCATCCCAGCGTCTTCACGTTCCTGATCGGCAGCGACTGGGCACCGAACGAACGGATCGAGAAGAACTACCTGGACGCGCTCGCCGCGGCCGACTGGCAGACGCCGGTGATCGCGTCCGCGTCCGGGCGGAAGTCGCCGCAACTCGGCTCCGGCGGGATGAAGATGAACGGGCCGTACGACTGGATTCCGCCGAACTACTGGTACGACAAGGCACATTCCGACAGTGGCGGCGCGTGGGGTTTCAACTCCGAAACCAGCGGCGGGCCGGGCATCCCGACGATGGACACCCTGAACCGGTTCCTCACTCCGGCCGAGCTGGAGATCCTCTGGAAGGACCCGACCGCGGCGCAGTACCACCGCTCGTCGTCGAGCACTTTCAACAACTTCAAGCTCTTCGGCAACGCGCTGGCCGGCCGGTACGGCGCTCCGAAGGATCTGGACGACTATGTCCGCAAGTCGCATCTGGCGCAGTACGAGAACGTGCGCGCCGAGTTCGAGTCGCATGCCCGCAACTTCACGGACGCGACGAATCCGTCGACCGGGCTCATCTACTGGCAGCTCAACAGCGGCTGGACGTCCTTGAACTGGCAGCTGTTCGATGTCTACCTGGATCAGAACGGCGCGTACTACGGCGCGAAGAAGGCGAACGAGCCGTTGCACATCCAGTACTCGTACGACGACCAATCCGTTGCCGTGATCAACCAAACCCCGACGGCGAAGAACGGGCTGAAGGCAACGGTCAAGGTCTACAACATCGATGGGACCGAGAAGTTCAGCGAGACCGCGAAGGTTGCCGTACCCGGTGGTGGCGGCAAGGCCACGGCACTGACGATCCCGGCAATCGAAGGATTGTCGACAACCTACTTGGCCAAGCTGGTCCTCACCGACGCGGCCGGCCGGGAGCTCAGCCGCAACGTGTACTGGTTGTCGACAAAACCCGACACGCTCGACTGGTCGAAGACCGACTGGTGGTACACCCCGACCACCAGCTACGCCGACCTCTCCGGCCTGTCCAACCTGGCACCGGCCACCGTACGAGCCGACAATCCCCGAACCGTCCGCTCCGGCGACTCGGTAACCACCACCGTCACGCTGAAGAACACCTCCACCGGGAAGTCCCCCGCGTTCTTCGTCGACACCGACATTGTCAACAATGCCGGCCACCCGATCCTGCCCGTGCAATGGACCAACAACGCCATCACCCTCTGGCCCGGCGAATCCACCACCCTCAAAGCCACCTACCGAGCCTCCGACGCAGGCCCCACCAACCCATCCATCCGCATCACCGCCTGGAACACCCCCACCCAAACAATCCCAACCCCCTAA
- a CDS encoding DoxX family protein has protein sequence MDIITWIFTGVLAIVFAISGVAKSVMSRARLLASGQTGIAPFPMPLVRCVAGCELLAVLGLFVPWLVGTARVLTPLAAVGLSVVMIGAATSHASLREPRAVAANTVLLALAAFVAASRFATL, from the coding sequence ATGGACATCATCACGTGGATCTTTACCGGTGTGCTGGCGATTGTTTTCGCGATCTCGGGGGTGGCGAAGTCGGTTATGTCACGCGCGCGGTTGTTGGCGAGTGGGCAGACGGGGATCGCGCCGTTTCCGATGCCGTTGGTCCGCTGTGTCGCGGGGTGTGAACTGCTGGCGGTGCTTGGATTGTTCGTGCCGTGGCTGGTTGGGACGGCGCGAGTACTCACGCCGCTGGCCGCGGTTGGTCTTTCGGTGGTGATGATTGGCGCGGCGACCTCGCATGCGTCGCTTCGGGAGCCGCGGGCGGTGGCGGCCAACACCGTGCTGCTGGCGCTGGCCGCCTTCGTCGCCGCCTCCCGCTTCGCCACCCTCTGA
- the sigJ gene encoding RNA polymerase sigma factor SigJ, producing the protein MEELRPLLLSIAYRMLGTFGDAEDVVQEAYLRLHRERDVTSPKAFLTTVTTRLAIDQLRSARRQREQYFGPWLPEPAVDEYVDLADRAALSDSLSTAFLVVLERLTPDQRAVFLLGDVFGYSYEELAGFLGKSPANCRQLAVRARRRIADNRPRYDPSPQERDELVRRFVAAAQNGELAGLVALLTPDVTFTGDGGGKGGFPRPVHGADNVARLIIGAFAKFQHLATEPVHVGGQPALRVHTPTGHTVAIWSFTIAEAQVTAIHGVVNPDKLTHLQPPPNHRP; encoded by the coding sequence ATGGAGGAACTCAGGCCGCTGCTGCTGTCGATCGCGTACCGGATGCTGGGCACGTTCGGTGACGCGGAGGACGTCGTGCAGGAGGCCTACCTGCGGTTGCACCGTGAGCGTGACGTCACCTCCCCGAAAGCCTTCCTGACCACCGTGACGACGCGGTTGGCAATCGACCAGCTGCGGTCGGCGCGGCGTCAGCGCGAGCAGTACTTCGGGCCTTGGCTACCGGAGCCCGCGGTCGACGAGTACGTCGATCTTGCCGACCGCGCCGCGCTCTCGGACTCCCTGTCCACCGCCTTTCTCGTGGTGCTCGAACGGCTCACGCCGGACCAGCGCGCCGTCTTCCTGCTCGGTGACGTCTTCGGCTACTCGTACGAGGAGCTGGCCGGCTTCCTCGGCAAGTCGCCGGCCAACTGTCGCCAGCTCGCGGTCCGGGCTCGTCGTAGGATTGCTGACAATCGACCACGCTACGATCCGTCGCCGCAAGAACGCGACGAACTCGTCCGCCGATTCGTCGCCGCCGCCCAGAACGGCGAACTCGCCGGGCTGGTCGCACTGCTGACTCCGGACGTGACCTTCACCGGCGATGGCGGCGGCAAGGGCGGCTTCCCCCGTCCGGTACATGGCGCGGACAACGTCGCCCGGTTGATCATCGGCGCCTTCGCCAAGTTCCAGCACCTCGCCACCGAGCCCGTACACGTCGGCGGCCAGCCCGCGCTGCGCGTACACACCCCCACCGGCCACACCGTGGCGATCTGGTCCTTCACGATCGCCGAAGCCCAGGTCACCGCCATCCACGGCGTCGTCAACCCCGACAAGCTGACCCACCTCCAACCGCCGCCCAACCACCGCCCCTGA
- a CDS encoding serine hydrolase, with translation MSRLPRSTPAAQGLSVAALDSFVGALDAAEPEIQTLMLLRHGHVVLEEAWAPYRIEDPHLLFSVSKSFTSTAIGLAIDAGLLTLDDPVVSFFDAEELPETISPNLAAMQIRHLLTMTTGHSQDTVEALSRDRRMVKIFLGLEVQHEPGTVFVYNSGATYMLSAILQRLTGERLVDYLRPRLFEPLGATEASWQASTEGITTGGWGLSINTESLACFGQLLLQNGEWNGTQLVPAEWYAAATSKQVPNDNQDNPDWKQGYGFQFWRGRHNTYRGDGAFGQYVLVLPEYDAALIVTSATGDMQAILNTAWEYLLPALEGKEVPTVARPERLQVPPPTGAGPTGGDGTTYRFADNLAGLTAVRLDADGSGTFTFAGLEPGATDPVDIVVRAGDWAELDSVGVLKEADPQTTQRVVSSASAGQQSGQTGLDGVAFVATIRFVETPFVLTLSCRTEGGVMTVDAEQNVSFGPTQLTITSEV, from the coding sequence GTGAGCCGACTTCCACGGAGTACGCCAGCTGCCCAAGGTTTGTCCGTCGCGGCGCTCGACAGTTTTGTCGGGGCGCTCGATGCCGCCGAGCCCGAGATCCAGACCTTGATGCTGCTGCGCCACGGGCACGTCGTACTTGAAGAGGCCTGGGCGCCGTACCGGATCGAGGACCCGCACCTGCTGTTCTCCGTGTCGAAGAGCTTCACCTCGACCGCGATCGGGCTGGCGATCGACGCCGGCCTGCTGACGCTGGACGACCCGGTGGTCTCGTTCTTCGACGCGGAAGAGCTGCCGGAGACGATCAGCCCCAACCTGGCCGCGATGCAGATCCGGCATCTGCTCACGATGACGACCGGCCATTCGCAGGACACGGTCGAGGCGCTCAGCCGGGATCGCCGGATGGTCAAGATCTTCCTCGGGCTCGAAGTGCAGCACGAGCCAGGCACGGTGTTTGTCTACAACAGCGGCGCCACGTACATGCTGTCCGCGATCCTGCAGCGGCTGACCGGCGAGCGGCTGGTCGACTACCTCCGCCCACGGCTGTTCGAGCCACTCGGTGCGACCGAGGCGAGCTGGCAGGCATCGACGGAAGGCATCACCACCGGCGGCTGGGGGCTGAGCATCAACACCGAGTCACTGGCGTGTTTCGGGCAACTGCTGCTGCAGAACGGTGAGTGGAACGGCACCCAGCTCGTACCAGCCGAGTGGTACGCCGCGGCCACCTCAAAGCAGGTGCCGAACGACAACCAGGACAACCCGGATTGGAAGCAAGGGTACGGCTTCCAGTTCTGGCGCGGGCGCCACAACACCTACCGTGGCGACGGGGCCTTCGGGCAGTACGTGCTGGTCCTCCCGGAGTACGACGCCGCGCTGATCGTCACGAGCGCGACCGGCGACATGCAGGCCATCCTCAACACGGCCTGGGAGTACTTGCTCCCGGCGCTGGAGGGTAAAGAGGTGCCGACGGTCGCGCGCCCGGAGCGCCTCCAGGTGCCACCGCCGACCGGAGCAGGGCCGACGGGTGGCGACGGGACGACGTACCGTTTCGCCGACAACCTGGCTGGACTGACCGCGGTCCGGCTGGACGCCGACGGTTCCGGGACGTTCACCTTCGCCGGGCTGGAGCCCGGTGCGACCGACCCGGTCGACATCGTCGTTCGCGCCGGCGATTGGGCCGAGCTCGACTCGGTCGGGGTGCTCAAGGAGGCCGATCCGCAGACCACGCAGCGGGTGGTGTCGAGCGCGTCGGCCGGCCAGCAGTCCGGCCAGACCGGGCTCGACGGTGTCGCGTTCGTGGCGACGATCCGGTTCGTCGAAACGCCGTTCGTACTCACCCTCAGCTGCCGCACCGAGGGCGGCGTGATGACGGTCGACGCTGAGCAGAACGTCTCCTTCGGGCCAACACAACTCACGATCACTTCGGAGGTGTGA
- a CDS encoding NAD-dependent epimerase/dehydratase family protein, protein MKVLVAGATGGLGRSLVPQLVAAGHDVTGMIRSESGAAGVRAFGADVVLADGLDAASVRDAVESVRPEVVVHQMTALKGGIDFKHFDESFAMTNRLRTEGTDNLLAASRAAGVRRIVVQSYAGWNLQHGGSATKTEADPFEAQPAPSQRETMAGLKHLESVVTGAEGIEGIVLRYASFYGPTGDIGKGGSMVELVRKRRLPIIGDGTGVWSFIHYDDAAAVTVKAIESSATGVYQVADDDPAQVAVWLPELARILGAKAPRRVPTWIGRLAAGDAGVAAFTEIRGVDNTLAKTTFDWQPGYASWREGFRNGL, encoded by the coding sequence ATGAAGGTCTTGGTGGCAGGCGCGACCGGCGGGCTCGGGCGGTCGCTGGTACCGCAGCTGGTGGCGGCCGGGCATGACGTGACCGGGATGATCCGGTCCGAGTCGGGCGCGGCCGGCGTACGCGCGTTCGGTGCGGACGTCGTACTCGCGGACGGTCTCGACGCGGCCTCCGTACGCGACGCGGTGGAGTCCGTACGACCGGAGGTGGTCGTGCATCAGATGACGGCGCTGAAGGGCGGGATCGACTTCAAGCACTTCGACGAGAGCTTCGCGATGACGAACCGGCTGCGTACCGAAGGCACCGACAACCTGCTCGCGGCATCACGCGCGGCCGGTGTCCGGCGGATCGTCGTCCAGTCGTACGCGGGCTGGAATCTGCAGCACGGTGGTTCGGCCACGAAGACCGAGGCGGACCCGTTCGAAGCACAGCCCGCGCCGTCGCAGCGCGAGACGATGGCCGGGCTCAAGCACCTGGAGTCGGTGGTCACGGGCGCCGAAGGTATCGAAGGCATCGTGCTGCGGTACGCGAGCTTCTACGGCCCGACCGGCGACATCGGCAAGGGCGGTTCGATGGTTGAGCTGGTACGCAAGCGGCGGCTGCCCATCATCGGCGACGGCACCGGCGTCTGGTCGTTCATCCACTACGACGACGCGGCCGCGGTGACGGTGAAGGCGATCGAGAGCAGCGCCACCGGCGTGTACCAGGTAGCGGACGACGACCCGGCGCAGGTCGCGGTCTGGCTTCCCGAGCTGGCCCGCATCCTCGGCGCGAAAGCACCGCGGCGTGTACCCACCTGGATCGGGCGCCTGGCCGCCGGGGACGCCGGGGTCGCGGCGTTCACCGAGATCCGCGGCGTCGACAACACGCTGGCGAAGACCACCTTCGACTGGCAGCCCGGGTACGCATCCTGGCGGGAAGGATTCCGGAACGGGCTGTGA
- a CDS encoding M20 family metallopeptidase, whose protein sequence is MSLTPAEQKVLDRIDADLLVRITQDLVRAPGQNPPGEEAATVAALTAAARDLGLEVRTSPVEPGRDNASITLAGGNNPGLLLLGHTDVVPVGDGWTVDPYGGLLRDGRVYGRGATDMKGGLAAALVAMAALRETTLTGPVELAAVVDEEETGKGIRAYIEQHRSAGQIETPRSAAGGIEQQGSGARPLDGNSSGARQYVGCITAEPTDLQTIVAARGDSYLQVSVHGRASHAGNPDGGANAIYGAAAIVAEIEKLHAELAAAPHPLLGPATWSVGQINGGTGGSIVPADCVVVADRRLLPGEVPAEVLADLSRRVAALHLEDRGLTVELAMPMEMPAFETPEAADLVRITEAARTDAGGQPMPLAGWTAACDGGYIARDLGVPVVVLGPGSVTTQAHRADESVPLTDLLTAARAYTLAALRLLT, encoded by the coding sequence ATGAGCCTGACGCCCGCCGAACAGAAAGTACTGGACCGGATCGACGCGGATCTGCTGGTCCGGATCACCCAGGACCTGGTCCGCGCTCCCGGTCAGAACCCGCCCGGTGAGGAGGCCGCGACGGTCGCCGCGCTGACCGCCGCGGCGCGCGACCTCGGCCTGGAGGTTCGTACGTCACCGGTCGAACCTGGTCGTGACAACGCCTCGATCACGCTTGCCGGTGGCAACAATCCGGGCCTGTTGCTGCTCGGGCACACGGATGTCGTACCGGTCGGCGACGGGTGGACAGTCGACCCGTACGGCGGCCTGCTCCGCGACGGGCGCGTGTACGGCCGGGGCGCGACCGACATGAAAGGCGGCCTGGCAGCAGCTCTTGTCGCGATGGCCGCCCTCCGCGAAACCACCCTCACCGGCCCGGTCGAACTAGCCGCCGTCGTCGACGAGGAGGAGACGGGAAAGGGCATCCGCGCGTACATCGAACAGCACCGCTCCGCCGGCCAGATCGAGACGCCGAGGTCGGCCGCCGGCGGGATCGAGCAGCAAGGTTCTGGTGCACGGCCGCTCGACGGGAACAGTTCCGGCGCGCGGCAGTACGTCGGGTGCATCACCGCTGAGCCGACCGACCTGCAGACGATCGTCGCGGCCCGCGGTGACTCCTACCTGCAGGTGTCCGTACACGGCCGCGCGTCCCACGCCGGCAACCCGGACGGCGGCGCGAACGCAATCTACGGCGCCGCCGCGATCGTCGCGGAAATCGAGAAGCTGCACGCCGAACTGGCCGCCGCGCCGCACCCGCTGCTCGGCCCAGCCACCTGGAGCGTCGGCCAGATCAACGGCGGCACCGGCGGCTCCATCGTCCCCGCCGACTGCGTGGTCGTCGCCGACCGCCGCCTTCTCCCGGGCGAGGTCCCCGCCGAGGTACTCGCTGACCTGAGCCGCCGCGTCGCTGCGCTGCACTTGGAGGACCGCGGTCTGACCGTTGAGCTGGCAATGCCGATGGAAATGCCCGCCTTCGAAACCCCCGAGGCAGCCGACCTGGTCCGCATCACCGAGGCAGCCCGTACTGACGCCGGCGGCCAGCCGATGCCCTTGGCCGGCTGGACGGCCGCCTGCGACGGCGGCTACATCGCCCGCGATCTGGGCGTCCCGGTCGTTGTCCTCGGGCCCGGTTCAGTCACCACCCAAGCTCACCGCGCCGACGAGTCGGTTCCGCTGACCGACTTACTGACCGCGGCGCGCGCGTACACCCTCGCTGCCCTCCGGCTCCTCACCTGA
- a CDS encoding DUF3830 family protein, producing the protein MSKYITVSLDKRGVSCVAKLLEDVAPRTCTAVWDALPLSAPVFHGKYARNEIYTLLPAFAPTDPGKENTTVTPIPGDLCWFSFDSDDLGNPAYGYENTTGTGTTGAIVDLAMFYGRNNLLINGDQGWVPGNVFGAVTENLEEFAAACQDLWMGGARGETLTFSRL; encoded by the coding sequence GTGAGCAAGTACATCACCGTCAGCCTGGACAAGCGTGGCGTGAGCTGCGTGGCGAAGCTGTTGGAAGACGTGGCGCCGCGGACATGTACGGCGGTCTGGGACGCGTTGCCCTTGTCGGCGCCGGTGTTCCACGGCAAGTACGCGCGGAACGAGATCTACACGCTGCTGCCCGCGTTCGCACCCACCGATCCTGGCAAGGAGAACACGACAGTCACGCCGATCCCCGGTGACCTGTGCTGGTTCTCGTTCGACTCCGACGACCTGGGCAACCCCGCCTACGGGTACGAGAACACGACCGGCACCGGCACCACGGGTGCGATTGTCGACCTTGCGATGTTCTACGGGCGCAACAACCTGCTGATCAACGGCGACCAGGGCTGGGTACCGGGCAACGTTTTCGGCGCGGTCACCGAGAACCTCGAAGAATTCGCCGCCGCCTGCCAGGACCTCTGGATGGGCGGCGCCCGCGGCGAAACCCTCACGTTCAGCCGGCTCTAG
- a CDS encoding amidase: MTQATELVEGYRTGALSPVEATQYALDAIEKYDEQVNAFVLVDAEGALAAAKESEARWRAGTPLGPGDGVPTSIKDALWTIGWPTMRGSTMIDPAGPWDQDAPSVARLRETGAVILGKTTTPEYSWKGVTDSYTYGATGNPWDATKTSGGSSGGSATAVGLGMGAWSLGTDGGGSVRIPAAFTGTVALKPTYGLIPLFPASAFGTLSHAGPMTRTVRDTAALLDVVSGFDSRDWSAMPTPPTSFLNGIDDGVAGLRIAFSADLGFVNNDPEVEALVRAAVGVLADAGAIVTEVDPGFTDPIDAFNVLWWSGAAKVLSSYEVDDRVDPGLRRVAELGSAYSASDFLDATTIRMDLGTLMGKFHEQYDVLVTPTLPITAFPVGQDVPDGSASPDWTDWTPYTYPFNLTQQPALSVPCGFTKAGLPAGLQVVAARHADALTLRVGQAYQAATDWHLRTPTLEAQ, encoded by the coding sequence ATGACACAGGCAACCGAGTTGGTCGAGGGTTACCGGACCGGGGCACTGTCCCCGGTCGAAGCGACCCAGTATGCGCTGGACGCGATCGAGAAGTACGACGAACAGGTCAACGCGTTCGTCCTCGTGGACGCCGAAGGCGCGTTGGCCGCGGCCAAGGAATCGGAGGCCCGCTGGCGTGCGGGTACGCCGCTCGGTCCGGGTGACGGCGTACCGACATCGATCAAGGACGCATTGTGGACAATCGGATGGCCGACAATGCGCGGCAGCACGATGATCGATCCGGCCGGACCGTGGGACCAGGACGCGCCCTCGGTCGCACGGCTCCGCGAGACCGGCGCGGTCATCCTCGGCAAGACGACTACCCCGGAGTACTCCTGGAAGGGCGTCACCGACTCGTACACGTACGGCGCGACCGGCAACCCGTGGGATGCAACCAAGACTTCCGGCGGATCGAGCGGCGGCTCGGCGACCGCGGTCGGTCTCGGCATGGGTGCGTGGTCATTAGGTACCGACGGCGGTGGATCGGTCCGGATCCCGGCCGCGTTCACCGGCACGGTCGCGCTGAAGCCGACGTACGGACTGATCCCGCTCTTCCCGGCGAGCGCGTTCGGTACGTTGTCGCACGCCGGACCGATGACACGGACCGTACGCGACACGGCGGCGCTGCTCGATGTGGTCAGCGGCTTCGACTCGCGTGACTGGTCCGCGATGCCGACGCCACCGACCTCGTTCCTGAACGGTATCGACGACGGCGTCGCCGGACTGCGGATCGCGTTCTCGGCCGATCTCGGCTTTGTCAACAATGACCCGGAGGTGGAGGCACTCGTCCGGGCCGCGGTCGGCGTACTCGCGGACGCCGGCGCGATAGTGACCGAGGTCGATCCAGGTTTCACCGACCCGATCGACGCGTTCAACGTGCTGTGGTGGTCGGGCGCGGCAAAGGTGCTGTCGTCATACGAGGTCGACGATCGGGTCGATCCAGGACTGCGCCGGGTCGCGGAGCTCGGCTCGGCGTATTCGGCCTCCGACTTCCTCGACGCCACCACGATCCGGATGGATCTCGGCACGTTGATGGGGAAGTTCCACGAGCAGTACGACGTACTCGTCACGCCGACGCTCCCGATCACCGCATTCCCGGTCGGCCAGGACGTACCGGACGGGTCCGCGTCGCCGGATTGGACCGACTGGACGCCGTACACCTATCCGTTCAACCTCACGCAGCAGCCGGCGCTCAGCGTGCCGTGCGGCTTCACCAAGGCCGGGCTGCCCGCCGGTTTGCAGGTGGTCGCGGCGCGTCACGCCGACGCACTGACACTGCGGGTCGGGCAGGCGTACCAGGCCGCGACCGACTGGCATCTCCGCACCCCCACCCTGGAGGCACAGTGA
- a CDS encoding D-2-hydroxyacid dehydrogenase: protein MTDRPPGLGGLAVDFRYCDADGLRDSVRGARALLLWDFFSTAVRDVWADAGALEWIHVTAAGVDTLLFDELRDSAVVVTNARGVFDRPIAEYVLGAVIAHAKDSMRSFDLQRARQWQHRETQSILGAKALVVGTGGIGRTIARLLRAAGLEVRGAGRTVRSGDPDFGEVVASSNLRDEIGWADHVILAAPLTDATRHLVNNPVLAAMRPGTHLINVARGPIVDETALLASVCAGHIAATMDVFDREPLPPDHPLWTAPNVTVTAHMSGDVIGWRDTLAAQFADNAQRWLAGEPLLNIVDKKLGYIPTGDR from the coding sequence GTGACTGATCGGCCGCCGGGGCTGGGCGGGCTGGCGGTCGACTTTCGGTACTGCGACGCGGATGGTTTGCGTGACTCGGTGCGTGGGGCGCGGGCGCTGTTGCTGTGGGACTTCTTCTCCACTGCGGTCCGGGACGTCTGGGCGGACGCCGGCGCGCTCGAGTGGATTCACGTCACCGCGGCTGGGGTGGACACGTTGCTCTTCGACGAGTTGCGCGATTCAGCGGTCGTGGTGACCAACGCGCGTGGCGTGTTCGACCGGCCGATCGCGGAGTATGTGCTCGGCGCGGTGATCGCACACGCCAAAGACAGTATGCGCAGTTTCGATCTGCAGCGCGCGCGGCAATGGCAGCATCGTGAGACCCAGAGCATCCTCGGCGCGAAGGCGCTCGTCGTTGGTACCGGCGGCATCGGCCGGACGATCGCTCGCCTGCTCCGGGCGGCCGGTCTGGAGGTTCGTGGCGCGGGCCGGACGGTTCGCTCGGGCGATCCGGACTTCGGCGAGGTCGTTGCCAGCAGCAACCTGCGGGACGAGATCGGCTGGGCGGACCACGTGATCCTCGCGGCGCCGCTGACCGACGCGACCCGCCACCTTGTCAACAATCCTGTTCTGGCCGCGATGCGGCCGGGCACCCACCTGATCAATGTCGCTCGTGGTCCGATTGTCGACGAAACCGCGCTCCTCGCGTCCGTCTGCGCCGGACACATCGCGGCCACCATGGACGTGTTCGATCGCGAACCGCTGCCGCCCGACCATCCACTCTGGACGGCGCCGAACGTAACGGTCACGGCCCACATGTCCGGCGACGTCATCGGCTGGCGGGACACCTTGGCGGCGCAGTTTGCAGACAATGCACAACGCTGGCTGGCCGGCGAGCCCCTCCTGAACATTGTTGACAAAAAGCTCGGCTACATCCCGACAGGAGATCGATGA